The segment CTTGTTGTTGGTTGGAGGGCAGGAACTCGATACCTCGGAGATCGCTACTGCACAGATCCTGTCCCCAGATGACATTACCAATgcaagatggcagtggctgtatttgagatattttggcttcatttttgtgcagtgggaggaagtggagacacgTTGTGTATCTCTGTATACAGTCACTGATGAGTGTCAACAACTGTCGAGTAAAATGAATTTTAGATGAACCTGCATGAAAATTCAGGACCGTTTTGGTACCTGTATCAAAGTAGAAGGGCACTCTACGAATGCAGACTTCtgccaaggccaaatgccctatcacacaacattaacacaagcaaaaaataatttgtggaTATGCTCCAAAATGAAATGGGTTCTCTCCTGGCCCATGCTTCCATGAAACCTGGGCCAGTAtcgtaatcctgctgacaaacaaacaaaccaaaaacataaccACTTTGGTGGAGGTACATGAGACCCACTTGAATCTCTAACTGACTGAATCCCCTGGCTAAATGATCCCCAACCACCACctccacagaaacacactcatCCTCTACTCACAGCTGTAGTAGTAGTGTCGCCCTGGAAGAAACTCAAACCCCAGCGAGAATGGGGTGAACCTTTGGATCTTCTCAGAGAAGCGCACTGGTCCAAACGGAGCGTAAGGCGTGTTACACTCCCACCTCTTGATGGCCCCTCTGGTCTCTACGCAGCCCTGGAAAGAGGCCTCTCCCACCAGGTAGAGAGCCAGCGTCTCCGGCTGCTCGAGGCCATGGCTCCCCTTGTTGGGGTAATGTGGGCAGTAAATGTCCAGGTAGTCATTCAGATTCACCTGGATGGACAGATCTCCTCCTGTTAACCTGGAAAGGAGAACGACAACGACATTAATATTTCACGTAACGATTACACAGAGTAATACATGACTGAAGGGGAAAGGGAGGCGGTGATTAAGCGCAGACGGAGAGAGAAGGAAGACAGATGACAGATATTCCATAATTCCTTTGTGCCTGGAGGAATGTGGATAGTTACAGCAGATGGATTGTTCATCAATATTACACATAACGATTACACAGGGAGATAAAGCAAAGTTGTGCAGGTCTTAAAGAATGTTTTACTATCTAGTATATCGCAATGATACAACTGCACTTTACTTCTAAACCAGCGAGGGAGCAGTGTTGAGCGACAGATAGCGAGAACAACAATTCCTCATATGCTAATTAAGACCGTTGAGGGGAGTTCAGTGTAAAATAAACTTGGCTCCCTCCGCTCTCCACTCTCCCACCACACAGCACAGATACACAAACTTATGCGGACGTGCGTGCGCATGCACAACCACGTCTTCAGTCAAGGTTGACTGGCTTTAGGCATAACAACAACTCTGGACAAGACAGCATCATTAGAACAGAAGAGCTGCATAATGCATGCTCCTTTAGACTGCAGattctgacttcctgtcagcCACAGTATAAAGAGTTACCCGTGTACAAACTAATATTGAGGAAGAGGGTGTGCGAGACAGATTGACGGAAGTCGATGGAGGATAAAGTCAGAGGGGCGAATTCAACATGAGGAAATCATAGGACTGTTTGAATCATAACGGCATGAAAAGACAAAGCAGGAGACAATAATTCAGAGGAGGAATGTGTGACAAAGTAATGTACAAACTAAAATGGAGGAAACTAGTGCGGAGGAAGAGGGGATGAGAGAAAGACTGAGGGAAGTCGATGTAGGACAAAGTACAAGGGGAGCACtcaaagacaaaagacaaagcAGGAGACAAATGAGGAGAGAAAATTGTACAAActaatgtgcaaataaatatgGAGGAAACTAATGTGGATGCGAGAAAGATTGAGGTCGATGTATGAATCATAACTTCAAGAAAAGACGAAGCAGGAGACATTAAATAAGGAGAGAAAAACTAATGTACAAACTAATATGGAGTGGAGGGAGTGGGGATGCGAGAAAGATCAAGGGAAGTTGATGTAGGACAAAGTAAGAGGGGTACATTCAACATGAAGAAATCATAAGACTTCGTATGAATCATAACGGCACAACAAGACAAAGCAGGAGACAACaaatgaggagagaaatgtgTGACAAATGGAGGGAGGGAATGTGAGTGATGGAGTGACATGAGACGAGGCCCAGAGGAAGGCAGATGGAGACTGATGAAACGAGGGCTGTTGAGACAGGTTAGAGCAGAGAGCTGGAACAAAAAAGGAAACCAAGAAAGCCAAAAGAAGGAGGAAAGTTGGATGAAcaggtgaaaaaagaaaagtggagtaaagaggaaaagaaagtaaAGTGTTTTAATTAGCGACCCCAGAGAGTCTgagtgcagacacacagagaggagaacaaCGGAGTGGAAGAAAGCGAGGAGACGGACTTTAATTGGGCTCCTCTTTGCACGGAGCGAAAAGAATGAGGGGCAGAATGTGGCTTGGGCAGAAGGTTCAGGTCCATCAGTGGGAGTCTTTATAGAGGGGTGACAGAgcggaggagagaggaagggagtgCTGGGAGTCAGTGAAGGGGAACATGGGAGGGAAAAGGAACGTGGAATGGGGAGGGGTGGATGGTGGCGGACGGCGGTTGTAGTCTCAAGTTAAGTAGGCGGACAGAGAAGAGGCCAAAAGaataaataagaagaagaatgagcgcggggagaggagaaggaggaggaggaggaggaggaggagacagagctgatgaaaaaaactgaaatgaaacagaTAGACATGACAGGAAGCAGGAGACTGAGATGGTCCAGCAAATCTGCAGAGGGTGGCAAAGATGGATGGAGCAATGAGAGGAAAAATGACAAGAGACCAGCGGAGAGAAAGGGGGGCCATATGGCACGGcgaaaagaaaactgaaatagAAATCCACGTTAACTTTGAACCCGAATGTGGGCGCAACGGTGCACATTTCTGAGTGAGATAATGGAgcagaaaagtgtgtgtgtgtgtgtcgcggGGATGCAGGTGAGACCCTGGAGGCAGGTCTCACCAAAAGCTGCTTCCTGCTCAATAGCTAGCGTGCAGAATTGGCGATCTATCAACGGGACAGGACACCATCGATCGGGATCCCTCGctcaggacacacacacgctccgTCTGATCAATATCCCCTctgcgaatgtgtgtgtgtgtgtgtgtgtggccacgTCCCGATAGCTCTATTACCTGTGTGTGCTAATTACAGCCGAACAAAGGAACTTGATTGTCTGGTTAAGGGAACACAAAAGCGCATAAGCCAGTGTcatcacgcacacacacacacacacacacacacacacacgcacacacacacacacacacacgtactacCTGTGGTGCTTCTGAGGCTTCTCTGAGGCAGAGGAATGTTTACTTAGGTGCACCAGCTGTGGAAGTGTGTGCATGGGTGTGTGCGCATATGTGCAATGTAATAATAGACGTGTGCTGTGTCAACATGCTGCACCCCCTGCTATACACGTCAGTCACCTCAAGGTTCTTCTGCACTGCTCAGGTCCTGTTTCCCCCTCAcctccccccccccacctccaaTCTGCATTCCTCCTCACCCCCTTCCTCTCCTCGATCTCCTCC is part of the Epinephelus fuscoguttatus linkage group LG8, E.fuscoguttatus.final_Chr_v1 genome and harbors:
- the si:dkey-246i14.3 gene encoding ephrin-A4, encoding MGTPGAPPAWKATIFLLNLISAAVAKRHVVFWNSTNTRLTGGDLSIQVNLNDYLDIYCPHYPNKGSHGLEQPETLALYLVGEASFQGCVETRGAIKRWECNTPYAPFGPVRFSEKIQRFTPFSLGFEFLPGRHYYYSSLPADEGPPLPCMKLRVTVCCEPTSEGSKQIQETVRGSGACSLRIASPPLLLTLVLLLLTT